The sequence below is a genomic window from Colletotrichum destructivum chromosome 4, complete sequence.
ATGATATCCACTGCGGTTTTGCTAGCCATTATAGGCACATCATTGGCATTTGGCCGTAAAACGGTGAAGGTAGTTGGGGACGTTTTGTCCAAACGTGGCAACGCATTTTCACCCTGCCTGACGAAACTTTGGCTCTGCACATTCTCGCGGTACTACTTTTCGTGATGTTCAGCTTCGTCCATGTTGGCCGTCACGCTATTACTCCACGACGCATCTCTCAACACTGAGTGCTATTCGCAGCATGAGAGTGATTCAGGAGGCTGCAAAGCCTTGAGGGTATCATGATTACTTGCACACTAGTCTACTGCCATATACATACAAGCTTAGTTTTTACGCCGACTGTTTCTTCAGGCGGGCCAGCTTGGCAGCGAGGCTAGCCTTGACGTCTTCGTCACTGTCCGAGTCAGACCCAGAGCTGCTCGTCATactctcgtcgtcgtcctcttcgcccaggctctcctcggcgatgatctgctcaacggcggcggcgaatctatcgacgtcctcgtcggccacgTCGCTCTCCTCCCCATCGCTCGGCAGCTCGCCCTCTTCAAGGTTGCGCCGGCCTTTCTTGCCCCCTTTGCCGAAGCCCCCTCTCTTGCCCGATACCGGGGTTTCGCGCTTGCGTTTCTGCGTGAGACGCACCGGTTTCGGCTCGTCCAGGAGAGATTCCGGCAGCGCGGCGCCAGTCTCGACGACGTAGATGGTGGGGAACTCGAGAACCGTCATGTCACGCAACGCATCGCCGAGAGGCACCGTCGCGTCAACGGCGTGGACGACCGTCTTCCCCGCCGCGGACGTCGCCGCGGACGTCGTGCCCGCGAGGTAGAACGCGTACCGGCTCTTctgcgcctcctcctcctccgttGTGCCCGTGTAGGGAGCCACGCCGGTGTGAGGGGTCCAGGCCCCGCGTGCCGAGGTCTGCATGCAGAAGCGACCCGGGTGCCAGGCACCCGTCTCCGTGTCCTGGGCCGTGGCGAGAGACTGACCCGGCTTGTGCTGGTGTTTGCGCCGCTTCTTGGGGCGGGATACATTGTCGTTGGTGCCGTCCtgcgcctcgtcgccgccaccgttgTTgttatcgtcgtcgtcgtgttgCTTCTGGCGCTGTTGCTCCTTTCTAGCCTGCTCGTCGTGGAAGAACCTCTGCCCCCAGGCAAAGGCTTTGTACAGCGGAACATCGTCGAGCGCCTTGGCCAGTATTCGCTTCGTTCGGTTCTTggcttcgtcctcctcttgcTGTTGCTCCATCGTCTCGATTCCGGCCCCTGTGCCGGGGGGGACGAGCAGCCACTCAACCTGCCAGTTGATCCGGCCCGAAGCCTTGCTAAAGTTTGTGCCGTTCTCCTTCTGCCTCGCCATTCCCGTCGGTGCGCGCCTCAATAAGATGCCAAACTTGCTCAATCTCTTCTTGAATGGCATCGACATGAGCGCCTCCTGcctcgcgctgccgccgtcaccCTTCAGCACCTCCGTCACGAGGACCCTCTTCTTGCGGCCATCCCGCCCGGTCTTCCACTGCACGCTGCGGACCTCGATAGGCCGCAGGTCCTCTGGGCGCAGGAGCTGCCTCTCCTCGACAATCTCCTTCTCGGAGCGCTGCACGGCGCGCTCAATGCCCGAGAGGAAGTTGAAGTCGTGGTCtacgccggcggcggtcttgAGCTTCGACGGCGGGACGTAGGCCGTCGCGTCGCGGATGCCGTTGCAAGAGGACCAGGCCTTGTGGCGCTTCGTGCAGGCGAGGGAGCAGGTGCGAATCGTACAGCGCGGGCACTTGTACCTGGGTGGCTCAACATGGCAGATTGCGCAGAGGCTGGTGAGGAGGGggtcggccatggccgcTTCAACTGGGGGTGTGTTTCGATAAGGAAGTGGGTGCAGTATACGAAAGATTCTGCCGTCGTAGTGTGTTAATTTTATTTGAGCAAGTGGAGGAAACTACTGTACAGCTTAGCTGCTCGTCGAGTACGCGATGTTGGAGGTGCGATGTTGATGCAGACCCAGGATGCAGATCGCGGTAACTTTTTTGTTATCGCATAGCTTATCGGCGAAGGGCAACCGGGATATCCATCTCCGCCAGGGTAAAGTATTTTCCGATGCCGTTCAACAAGACTTTGACCACTGGTGTGTTTAACGACGGATGCCACCCGTCCTCAAGAGTGAAACAGCCCCCAGTGTCTACACTTTTGATGTTAAGCAAGATCATATGAATACATACAGCTACCTCTGTGGCTGCTGTAGAACACCTTCTCGAATCATCGCCCTTGCCCGCTTCACCTTACCTAGGTTCACACACAGCTCTGACCAGCAAACAGCTCATGTACGGTCCAGTTCTCAAGTAATATTCCAAACCTTAAAGAAGGTTCTAAACAACTATCTTACATCCAAAAGCCTTTCAAAAACGGAATTCCATTCAAATGCAAGTGTACCCGTCGGGCCATAGAACAGACAGCCGACGAAGGAACAGTATTCCTTGAGCCTCCAGCAACGCAACGGCAGCCTTGTGTTCGTTTGGATGCGTTTTATCACATTTTCCGCGAGGTGTAAGTGGACAGCACCAGTCCTGGTACCGAGCTAGGAAGACATATCAGCCATACTAATAACGCGGTGTTTTCAATCCCGTGCTATTTGTTGGATCCACTGGAGCTTAACTTCACAGCAGCCAGGAATCCACTCTTCCATTTGAATGTTGCTTCGTGAATCCCAATAACAGCTGCAGGTAGGCACGCGATAGTGTAAAGAAAGTAAACTTTCATTGGAGTCCATATTTGCGATACTGGTGTTATTTACCGGCATACAGTAGATCTTCCGACTCGTCAATGCTGGATGTGTCTGTCAGACCAATGGTTGTTGTCAGTTGTGCATACACTGTTGTGAGTGTGTGGTGCGTGCAACATTATGGGATCGGCTGTGCCGCTCGAGGGATCGTCTCCCTCGACCCCGTTGTCGGGGAGACATGTCAACGGCCTTGATCTTGAGACTCACCTCGCAGCGATTAGGTGATCAAAAGTTACTGTCGTAGACTTCTTGTTTTGACCGACATCGCTTGACTGGAAAGCTAGCGGTAAGTGCGCTGAAACCACGTCTAACAGGTCACTCCACTTACTCCAGGTTGTCCTTCATCCAGGGGGAAGGTTAATACTGGCAAACACATGCTGCGGCTGCCCTGTCTGTTTACCTTCCATCGGTGTTGGTTAAGAAACGAGGGCCAGACCTCGTTTAGAATGCAGGTTAGATGTGGGGAAGCGAGGAAACCCTGCTCCTCCTTGGGTGCTTTAAAGAGGAAGATTTGTGAGGAGATCGCAATCCTCACTCAAGACTCGAGATAGGCCGGATTGGTAGCTGGGGACACCCCATGCTTCACCCTTTTGCCTTTGTCACCTACATCTGCAGTAAGTGGGACAGACGCTTGATTCATGAAAACAACACATTCCAtaggatggatggacggtTCTGCTGTAGGCAACATGAGACCCTTCACCTATGCTTTCATCTCAGCAAACATGGGTACGGTAGCGTCTTTAAATTTTCGCTAGATTTGGATATTGGGCAAGGAGGAACATGAAATGAGCCTAGCAAAAGCTTTGCACCCTCATAAGATACAAATGATGTAACATCGTGAGAACATACAGCCCATCCTCCGGCAAGCACTGTTTAATTATCCCAGTACGAAAGGACAGATTGGACGGTTGTCtcctggagaagaagaaaaagacaaAGAAAAAAATACCGGGCAAGATAGCTAACGCCATATACAACAGAAATTTTGTTGACGACCGCCTGTCGCATAGGAAAAGGTATAAGGCAAAAAGATGTATGCACAGTGTCGGTAAATCGTCCTCCCCGTCGACTTCAAGGGAAGGTCTCTCCCTGGTCGTTCGTTACTCCTCCTGACAGATCATGGCATGACCGCCCTAGGGTGACCGTTTAGCGGGTGCCACCCAGGGCACTAATGCGGGCGCCGGATGGGCGGTGAATGAGGCTGTCGGTGTGTTTGCCAACAGATTGCTGAGGCATCGTCTCGGACTCGCTGCGGTCCTCGTCGAaatcctcgtcgtcctcgacgatcTTGGTGGGGA
It includes:
- a CDS encoding Putative Zinc finger, HIT-type; the encoded protein is MADPLLTSLCAICHVEPPRYKCPRCTIRTCSLACTKRHKAWSSCNGIRDATAYVPPSKLKTAAGVDHDFNFLSGIERAVQRSEKEIVEERQLLRPEDLRPIEVRSVQWKTGRDGRKKRVLVTEVLKGDGGSARQEALMSMPFKKRLSKFGILLRRAPTGMARQKENGTNFSKASGRINWQVEWLLVPPGTGAGIETMEQQQEEDEAKNRTKRILAKALDDVPLYKAFAWGQRFFHDEQARKEQQRQKQHDDDDNNNGGGDEAQDGTNDNVSRPKKRRKHQHKPGQSLATAQDTETGAWHPGRFCMQTSARGAWTPHTGVAPYTGTTEEEEAQKSRYAFYLAGTTSAATSAAGKTVVHAVDATVPLGDALRDMTVLEFPTIYVVETGAALPESLLDEPKPVRLTQKRKRETPVSGKRGGFGKGGKKGRRNLEEGELPSDGEESDVADEDVDRFAAAVEQIIAEESLGEEDDDESMTSSSGSDSDSDEDVKASLAAKLARLKKQSA